Genomic window (Pieris rapae chromosome 12, ilPieRapa1.1, whole genome shotgun sequence):
ATCGTGTGTTTTCATAAGCTATTTgatcgtattttatttatatccatgctattttattatttataaacacaatttactcacacaaaatcaacaaaaataagATCTATTATCAAAATCATCTATTCACACGCATAACTCCTGTGACACCAGTCTGACTTCGCGCGCCAGTCTTGACACTCTCATCAGATTCCTCTGCTATTGGCACCAAGGATGAATGACCCTCACATTCACacgttgaattaaaatttatctttgaTACATCGCGTTTATATTTACGAATTACGCCCATTACACGTGAAAAGAATCCCTTTCTTGGCTTTGGATAGGGCAAGATTTCGTCGAACGATAAAGATGCCTTCAAAGGTGATTGTGAAGTGAAATCGCAACAACTTTGCGTTCCCTGTTCAGTTTGTGCTTTTTCTTCTAGGCGTTTTTTAAGGAAATGCACGCTTGCAGTGTAGAAAAGATTACAATCTTTTATAGCTGGATCCAATGTCACCGCATCGTCGGTTTTTGAGCAAGACGCTATAGGAAATTGCTGTTGCATTCCGCAAATTTGTGTGTTGATTGCATTTTTACGTCGATTAatcacaataaatttatacaggATTTAGCAATCTATTAAAATGACAATCTTTTCATAGTTCACAGAGCCTTGTCAATGGAactataaacaatatacaGCGTTTACAATTTATGTCTTTACATAAAGTTTGTATATGACATAGATACAAAATTTcacaacataaaaaaatactttttaagcattcaatttcttttttaatgcttaaataatattttgtcttaCTCAGACTATGAATATTAAGACAATGTACACgtataaacatttacaaaatatttataaaagtcgtttagaattaaacaaaaatataatgttaattctTCATTcattaaggttttattaacaactagtgacccgcccagCTTCGCAGGGGTgtaatgctgatgaaaagcaggtttttattatgtattgttatttccgtcgctggaaagctccgataatatacgcgacatatgccatcacggacttttctgtagaccttttcaatgtgtacaatacttagtatttatttattacattatattgataaaactcgtagggttcagcctgcgtttgcaatgtaagcgaaaaaaaaggtaattatttacgacatcacattagaaacctcaaaaataacagtacttcttcactatttaatggatgttattatacatataaaccttcctcttgagtcactctatctattaaaaaaaccgcatcataAGATtcaagcatacaaagggacatagggacagagaaagcgactttgttttatactatgtagtgattagttGATCTACCTAACTAAATAATTGAGCAGGAAccacaaacaaaaaaacaaatcattccTAGGGCAAGCGATCAACAGTTATTGTACCCGCGATACTTCAGGCaaagaacttttattttataaaatttacaagttTTCCAAGTTTAATACTTGCTACAAACTCAACGCGATGCATAAttgatatgtatatgtattgatttaagttttagtaaggttactttattaaatgaattcaGGAGttgtattggcctagtggctttgaTTACGACGGTGAACCTTCAGAACTCTTAACGCACGATGTGTTAGTGGATCAATATTGTATGAATTTCTATtgagtacaaaaataaacaaaacatgaccTTGGGAAAAGAAAGCTTTcctctaataaataaaaaaatgcgagCAATTGGGAAACGGAAGTGAATACGCATTGTCAAAcagtataaaacaaactaGTCAATTTTGGCGCGAATTTCCCAGCGTTAACAGTTCATCCGGTCAACGACCTCGTTCTATGTCTAGTCCACTATAGGTTATATTAAGGACATTCCCGAAGTTCCCGCAAGATGATTCCGGTAGACGCGGATGCTGTAAATCTCTCGCATTCCGTTCCGACAACCTTGTAAATAcgaattcttattaaaattactgtcACCGCTCCATTTCTAATTGACGAACTTTACATCAGTTTTGTCAATTCTGGTTTCGACAATTCCAGCTTATCTATTTCCAATACAATTTGTGTTACAAATAATGTAGCacagataatacaaaaatctatcGTCGATTTCCTGTTAACTCTTTGTTTCAAGTTAATGTTCGCGCTAAGGTTTATTTCCGCAAGATTATCACAATTTAATCGAAATAAAGGGTTAGCGCCCCATTCATTAAGATCGCGCtcaattattttgtgttacTCGGGGTAACTAAACTCTGGAAAATCGTATACCTTATGAAGTGTCTTCAACTTTGGTTtaaagctttaaattaataagttaagtGCCAGTTTCAGTTTGATCCTCAGATCGCCTCAGATTTCTCTATTAGTTCGATCTGATCATTTTTACCTTTTTCTACTaaacaagtaggtgatcagccttccgTACGAGACATCTTATCGTATCTTTGTGTAAACATCTCCATGTTGGCTACACATCGACAGAAGCGGATGCAGTTGAAAACAGGTAATAAAACGATTGgtaatctatatataactttattcattattttcctGCAAACTccgtatttcaaaaattcaatttaggTATACATTTCAGGTATATAAAGAAATCACAAAGCGAGAATCCGTAAAAAACACAGTTAATAATTCCAACAAATCTAATAAACATCCTAAAaggaattttatgtttatagtaAAACGGCGTTCTCCTTATAGATGAGCTATCGCACCGGTAATATTTAACCTGGCTAAATTCCTGAAtgccaaaaaaaaagaaattctctATGAGTCTTATAGCTGATATATGCGTTTCTAGTATTAATAGATAAGACActctatttaaaactaaaacaactaaacttaataaaatgtatttctattgtagatacatttaaaaatatttttataatagcgcCATCTCTTGTGGCACTTCGTAAGTGAAAATAATGATCTCTAAAAATCAAACATGGTATTTTTCTTACAGCTATTCAAATCAGTAGTTTGATATTTAATCTActgatttgatatatttatatttttatcacagGCCTTTGACGAATATAGCTTTAACTTacattaatttctattattactaCTGATATCTTAGGCTCACTACTTATTACGGtacaaaattttcatataaagtaATTTCATCCGTAATGGAcgcttaaactaaaaaaaacagtttcttAAACTAAAACACAAACTCAACCAAAACCTGATAAAAACCATTTCTTAACTTAATCCACTATATGCATAATATGTATGGTTGTGtccaaagaaatattttattttaattttcccaGGTTTTAGATTAGCTATGAGTTTAAACGATTATAAAGTAATCTggttaataatagttattgttaaaaacaattaaaatactattaaagaACAATGTTACGTTTAATAATGCTACGTTCCAAGGTATCAACACTACCAGAACTCcatgaaaaaaatagttatcattaaaatactcTATTAAAGAAATCATCACCgaatttttatacttatacaatattcaatatgtattatattattttaatactagtaATACAGGAcacttaaaacaattaaacactATATTTGTACTAATAAAACGAAATAGATCAATGGCTTCCTTAATCCGAGCCTGAGAtttctatttttgtttcatgaatatctgtcaatttaataggcaagtggcgaatcagcctccagtgcctgacacacgccgtcgtctttttgggtctaaggcaagaacttgattgaatatcgatatttaattaattgtctagagattcaattaactctctgaatTAATTACTTTGCTGCATCATTTGCACCATCGTTCgagcttattttaaatatgcacatagaaaaaaggtTATTGGTGTGGAGCCGgagattgaacctacgacctcacggatgagagtcgcacgctgaatccACTAGGCTCAACTGCTCAATATTTAGTACTAATTTAACTTGATTTTCTCCTCACGAAGTCGCCTAACAACATCTGAACCAACTTCTTCTTCACGAAACTTATAGCCACAACCTATAATTTCTTTGGCTACGGTGTAGTTATTTCGCAGTGATTCCAGCCAACCTGTATAGCTGAAATCTGGCCAGACACCACCATACCTCTCCGGTAAGTACTCCGGGCGGATGTGCTTGTGAAGAGATGTGACGTCATATCCGTGAAAAAAGATTCTAGCTCGCATATCTCTTGTCAAAAACGGCTTGAATATGTTGTACATTTTGTCGAAGATCCAGGAATGGTTTATAATGTGGATGGCGTGAGTGTTAGCGGGGAAGCTGGACTGAAAAAAGGAATTTCAtttcagtttattatatattatttattatatatagtccTATCAACATATACATGTATTTGTTTACAAGGGCCAGATCCAGCCTCTTGCATAGAGCCTCAATATGATATATAAGTTAGCAATGTTGTTGCGCCTACTGAATGCTATCtctacacacacacacacatgcgtatatgttcgcagagggaattcacagtagcgatgtcttctgtatttaatattgtatattatttataattttgaaattatccTGTTCGCTGCACtggattaatattataacggCAAAAGGCagcaaagttatttattacgaCATATACACTTATATCTGTTATAATGCACAACTTCCTTAGTTATGGGTTAGTAGGTAGCAGACCTATAATAGATTTGATCGCCGAGTCCCGATCATTATTACATGAGCACCCCAAGAGAAGCGGATATAAGCTTAGATATAAGAAATatgtgatttttgttttacatacataacaGGCAAACTAGCAGGAGTAAGTATATagtttttacgccggctttttctctcggcctacaccctctgtcttctttgccgatgagtagggatgcctacaggttcgaaatgattgacgtggaataagtgatacttagatgatcttatgttccaaaataaacgtataaacGTATACCGCCGCCCGTGGGCACTAACATTGGcaaaaggctcgcaagtgtgttgccgggtttttaagtattggtacgcttttttcaGTGTCTTACCACTAACAGCTTGACGATTTTAGACGCAACGGAGGGTGTGACTTGCCACGCGTGCTGTATACCAATATCTTCCAGGTCAAACATGGCCACTCCTCCCAAAATCTGAGTACGAATCTCCATAACACCAATCTCCAAAGCAAAAATTGTGGCCTTTAATAAATCATCTACTgctattgtttttgtgttcCAACAACCTGcaagtaaatttaaactaaggTAGCGTTCAAGTatacgtcacgcaatttttggtgcttcttgaatattttttaatagtttcctTTGAAGGTAATTTTTGATTACCAGTAGGTATGTAAGGTAGTGCAATTGTGCACTTGTAGACTagcaacaaattaaaattagttgtTCCTATAAATCGTTTTGAATATTAGAACGATGATTATATACATTCGAGATCATTTTCCTTACAATCAATGAATGTTACATATGAATTAGATTGActaaatttatgataaaataatctaatgaatacaaaaaaaaggtTCGGTTTACTACGTTTTCGTCTGCGTCGGAACGTTCGCAGAAATATTTGACAAccaatatataacaaatccTATTTCATCTTAGACATTCATACATTTTCAAATctattatgtaataggaggtaAACGAGCATTATCTGTTCTTAAGTCATACCACCGcccttttttatgtaattggaCACACCTTATATTGTAGTCAGTGTTCTTATGTTTTtgacttaatttatatattagaatattgTATTGTGCTATTAATAATACCGTGTTGTATGAACTTACCAATTCTATACAGCATAAGCCGTCTGCCGTCCTGGTCTCGATATGGCGGGACGGACATTACATTCGCGTCGCCAATGTTTCTAAAGTCAAGTGGataaacattttcaaacaattcCGGGTTTTCATCCTTGAAACGGTAATAATTGACCATCTGTGAAATATATTATCCTTATATGAAGTCATCTTTACTCATAAATCAAGTGTTTGTACTTACAaagtattgtttgtttttaacaaGGTtagtttcattcattttacaaagttattttatttgttgtacaACGATTAATATGACTACAagcatagtaaaaatataatgtaatactgTACACatcaacaattaatataaaatataaaaattaaaatagtatgttttgtttcaattaatgataaaacaGTGTTAGTTAGTTCAATTCCCGGCTTGCACCGAGCACCAATGGACTAAATATGTGCCCATTTAACATTGTGAGGACAtagccttagacccaaaaagtcgatggcgtcTGTCAAGTACAGGAAGCTGATCACTACTTGTTtggattgacaaattatcatgaaatgaggcttagacctaaaaaggttgaagcgcaactgattttaatttaatattattgattgatGATTTCGTA
Coding sequences:
- the LOC111002053 gene encoding alpha-tocopherol transfer protein isoform X2 → MATIYYISMPTPDYNVELDLGEPPPELQEYARKECGEDPNTRLQAIHELRELIYERGECTPQRMDDAFLIRFLRARNFIPQRAHRLMVNYYRFKDENPELFENVYPLDFRNIGDANVMSVPPYRDQDGRRLMLYRIGCWNTKTIAVDDLLKATIFALEIGVMEIRTQILGGVAMFDLEDIGIQHAWQVTPSVASKIVKLLVSSFPANTHAIHIINHSWIFDKMYNIFKPFLTRDMRARIFFHGYDVTSLHKHIRPEYLPERYGGVWPDFSYTGWLESLRNNYTVAKEIIGCGYKFREEEVGSDVVRRLREEKIKLN
- the LOC111002053 gene encoding alpha-tocopherol transfer protein isoform X4 produces the protein MPTPDYNVELDLGEPPPELQEYARKECGEDPNTRLQAIHELRELIYERGECTPQRMDDAFLIRFLRARNFIPQRAHRLMVNYYRFKDENPELFENVYPLDFRNIGDANVMSVPPYRDQDGRRLMLYRIGCWNTKTIAVDDLLKATIFALEIGVMEIRTQILGGVAMFDLEDIGIQHAWQVTPSVASKIVKLLVSSFPANTHAIHIINHSWIFDKMYNIFKPFLTRDMRARIFFHGYDVTSLHKHIRPEYLPERYGGVWPDFSYTGWLESLRNNYTVAKEIIGCGYKFREEEVGSDVVRRLREEKIKLN
- the LOC111002053 gene encoding alpha-tocopherol transfer protein isoform X3, encoding MEVNISMPTPDYNVELDLGEPPPELQEYARKECGEDPNTRLQAIHELRELIYERGECTPQRMDDAFLIRFLRARNFIPQRAHRLMVNYYRFKDENPELFENVYPLDFRNIGDANVMSVPPYRDQDGRRLMLYRIGCWNTKTIAVDDLLKATIFALEIGVMEIRTQILGGVAMFDLEDIGIQHAWQVTPSVASKIVKLLVSSFPANTHAIHIINHSWIFDKMYNIFKPFLTRDMRARIFFHGYDVTSLHKHIRPEYLPERYGGVWPDFSYTGWLESLRNNYTVAKEIIGCGYKFREEEVGSDVVRRLREEKIKLN
- the LOC111002053 gene encoding alpha-tocopherol transfer protein isoform X1 — protein: MRNTSILARYNYHLAILIRGPFGYSSIRLSSLSISMPTPDYNVELDLGEPPPELQEYARKECGEDPNTRLQAIHELRELIYERGECTPQRMDDAFLIRFLRARNFIPQRAHRLMVNYYRFKDENPELFENVYPLDFRNIGDANVMSVPPYRDQDGRRLMLYRIGCWNTKTIAVDDLLKATIFALEIGVMEIRTQILGGVAMFDLEDIGIQHAWQVTPSVASKIVKLLVSSFPANTHAIHIINHSWIFDKMYNIFKPFLTRDMRARIFFHGYDVTSLHKHIRPEYLPERYGGVWPDFSYTGWLESLRNNYTVAKEIIGCGYKFREEEVGSDVVRRLREEKIKLN